From a region of the Phragmites australis chromosome 21, lpPhrAust1.1, whole genome shotgun sequence genome:
- the LOC133903318 gene encoding protein NRT1/ PTR FAMILY 6.3-like, translating into MAAVLPEAASEGKALTDAWDYKGRPASRATTGGWACAAMILGAELFERMTTLGIAVNLVPYMTGTMHLGNAAAANTVTNFIGTSFLLCLLGGFIADTYLGRYLTIAIFTAVQATGVMILTISTAAPGLRPPPCADAKGRSPDCVPANGTQLGVLYLGLYLTALGTGGLKSSVSGFGSDQFDDGHDGERKKMLRFFNWFYFFVSIGALLAVTVLVYVQDNVGRRWGYGVCAVGILCGLAMFVSGTTKYRFKKLVGSPLTQIAAVTAAAWSKRALPLPFDPDMLYDVDDAAAAGTDVKGKQKLPHSKECRFLDHAAIVERESPAATASMWTLCTRTDVEEVKQVVRMLPIWATTIMFWTIHAQMTTFSVAQAEVMDRGVGGSGFQIPAGSLTVFLIGSILLTVPIYDRLVAPAARRLTGNPQGLTPLQRVFVGLFFSVVGMATAALIERHRQTTSEHGVMLTVFLLMPQFVLVGAGEAFTYMGQLDFFLRECPKGMKTMSTGLFLSTCALGFFFSTLLVTIVHKVTGHGGVGGWLADNLNDGRLDYFYWLLAVISTINLVLFTVAAKGYVYKEKRLADAGIELADEEAIAVGH; encoded by the exons ATGGCCGCCGTTCTGCCGGAGGCTGCCTCCGAGGGCAAGGCCCTGACGGACGCCTGGGACTACAAGGGCCGCCCCGCGAGCCGCGCCACCACCGGCGGCTGGGCCTGTGCGGCCATGATCCTAG GCGCGGAGCTGTTCGAGAGGATGACGACGCTGGGCATCGCGGTGAACCTGGTGCCGTACATGACCGGCACCATGCACCTCGGcaatgccgccgccgccaacacCGTCACCAACTTCATCGGCACCTCCTTCTTGCTCTGCCTCCTCGGCGGGTTTATCGCCGACACCTACCTCGGCCGCTACCTCACCATCGCCATCTTCACCGCCGTCCAGGCCACG GGCGTGATGATCCTGACGATCTCAACGGCAGCGCCGGGGCTGCGCCCTCCTCCGTGCGCGGACGCCAAGGGGCGGAGCCCCGACTGCGTGCCGGCCAACGGGACGCAGCTCGGGGTGCTGTACCTGGGGCTGTACCTGACGGCGCTAGGCACCGGCGGGCTCAAGTCGAGCGTCTCCGGCTTCGGGTCCGACCAGTTCGACGATGGCCACGACGGCGAGCGCAAGAAGATGCTGCGCTTCTTCAACTGGTTCTACTTCTTCGTCAGCATCGGCGCGCTGCTGGCCGTCACCGTGCTGGTGTATGTACAGGACAACGTCGGCCGTCGCTGGGGCTACGGCGTCTGCGCCGTCGGCATCCTCTGCGGGCTTGCCATGTTCGTGTCCGGCACCACGAAGTACCGGTTCAAGAAGCTGGTGGGGAGCCCGCTCACGCAGATCGCCGCCGTGACGGCCGCCGCCTGGAGCAAGCGCGCGCTGCCGCTGCCGTTCGACCCGGACATGCTCTACGACGTCGAcgacgcggccgccgccggcacGGACGTCAAGGGAAAGCAGAAGCTGCCCCACAGTAAGGAATGCCG ATTCCTTGACCACGCGGCCATCGTCGAGCGGGAGTCGCCGGCGGCCACCGCGAGCATGTGGACGCTGTGCACGCGGACGGACGTGGAGGAGGTGAAGCAGGTGGTGCGGATGCTGCCCATCTGGGCGACAACCATCATGTTCTGGACCATCCACGCGCAGATGACCACCTTCTCGGTGGCGCAGGCCGAGGTCATGGACCGCGGCGTCGGCGGCTCGGGGTTCCAAATCCCCGCCGGCTCGCTCACCGTCTTCCTCATCGGCTCCATCCTCCTCACCGTGCCCATCTACGATCGCCTCGTCgcgcccgccgcccgccgcctcACGGGCAACCCACAGGGCCTCACCCCGCTCCAGCGGGTCTTCGTTGGCCTCTTCTTCTCCGTCGTCGGCATGGCCACGGCCGCGCTCATCGAGCGCCACCGCCAAACCACCTCCGAGCATGGCGTAATGCTCACCGTGTTCCTGCTCATGCCGCAGTTCGTGCTCGTTGGCGCGGGCGAGGCGTTCACGTACATGGGCCAGCTCGACTTCTTCCTGCGCGAGTGCCCCAAGGGCATGAAGACCATGAGCACGGGGCTGTTCCTTAGCACCTGCGCGCTCGGCTTCTTCTTCAGCACGCTGCTCGTCACCATCGTGCACAAGGTCACGGGCCACGGCGGTGTCGGCGGCTGGCTCGCCGACAACCTCAACGACGGGAGGCTCGACTACTTCTACTGGCTGCTCGCCGTGATTAGCACCATCAACCTCGTCCTGTTCACGGTCGCGGCCAAGGGGTACGTCTACAAGGAGAAGCGCCTGGCCGACGCCGGCATCGAGCTCGCCGACGAGGAGGCCATTGCCGTCGGGCACTAA